One Phocaeicola dorei genomic region harbors:
- the mutL gene encoding DNA mismatch repair endonuclease MutL, whose amino-acid sequence MSDIIRLLPDSVANQIAAGEVIQRPASVIKELVENAIDAGAQHVDVLVVDAGKTSIQVIDDGKGMSETDARLSFERHATSKIREAADLFALHTMGFRGEALASIAAVAQVELRTRMEGEELGTMLTISGSKVEGQEAVSCPKGSSFCVKNLFFNVPARRKFLKSNQTELSNILTEFERIVLVNPEVSFTLHHNGAELFNLPALQLRQRIMGVFGKKINQELLSLDVDTTMVRVSGFVGKPETARKKGARQYFFVNGRYMRHPYFHKAIMDAYEQLVPVGEQVSYFIYFEVNPANIDVNIHPTKTEIKFENEQAIWQILAAAVKETLGKFNAVPSIDFDTEGMPDIPAFDASPYTGIQPPKTTYNPDYNPFNVSAAPPSSYSKPSKDWEQLYAGLERHASSQNFHPDENDYRAEETSPAEENPGLYDHVEDSSVSEKSGQHYQFKGRFILTSVKSGLMIIDQQRAHIRILYDKYIDQISRRQGISQGMLFPDIVQFPLSEVAILQEIMEDLSFLGFELTDLGGGSYAINGVPAGIEGLNPIDLIQNMVHTAMEKGGKVKEEVQSILALTLAKATAIVPGQVLTNEEMTGLVDGLFAVATPNYTPDGKTVLSVINEDDLEKLFK is encoded by the coding sequence ATGAGCGATATTATCCGTTTGCTGCCGGATTCCGTTGCCAATCAGATAGCAGCGGGAGAGGTGATTCAGCGTCCTGCATCAGTGATTAAAGAATTGGTGGAGAATGCTATCGATGCAGGTGCGCAGCACGTTGATGTGTTGGTTGTGGATGCAGGAAAGACTTCCATTCAGGTGATTGATGATGGAAAAGGTATGTCGGAAACAGATGCACGTTTGTCTTTTGAGCGCCATGCGACTTCTAAAATTCGTGAAGCTGCTGATTTATTTGCTTTGCATACCATGGGATTTCGTGGAGAGGCTTTGGCTTCTATTGCCGCTGTGGCTCAGGTGGAGCTTCGTACTCGTATGGAAGGGGAGGAATTGGGAACGATGTTGACGATATCCGGTTCCAAGGTAGAGGGACAGGAAGCGGTTTCGTGCCCGAAAGGTAGTAGCTTCTGTGTGAAGAATTTATTCTTTAATGTACCGGCGCGTCGTAAGTTCTTGAAATCGAATCAGACGGAGCTGAGTAATATATTGACGGAGTTTGAACGGATTGTATTGGTTAATCCGGAGGTGTCTTTCACTTTGCACCATAATGGGGCGGAACTGTTCAATCTTCCTGCACTTCAGTTGCGCCAACGTATCATGGGAGTTTTCGGAAAGAAAATAAATCAGGAGTTGTTATCGCTGGATGTAGATACTACAATGGTCCGTGTTTCCGGGTTTGTAGGAAAACCTGAAACAGCCCGTAAGAAAGGAGCCCGCCAATATTTTTTTGTAAACGGGCGATATATGCGCCATCCTTATTTTCATAAGGCTATCATGGATGCATACGAGCAGTTAGTTCCCGTGGGTGAGCAAGTATCTTATTTCATTTATTTTGAGGTGAATCCTGCTAATATTGATGTGAACATACATCCTACTAAAACAGAGATAAAGTTTGAGAACGAGCAAGCCATCTGGCAGATATTGGCGGCTGCCGTGAAAGAAACTCTAGGTAAGTTCAATGCGGTACCTTCTATTGATTTTGACACGGAGGGAATGCCGGATATTCCAGCCTTTGATGCATCTCCATACACTGGTATACAGCCACCAAAGACGACTTATAATCCTGATTATAATCCTTTTAATGTTTCGGCTGCTCCTCCCTCCTCTTATTCAAAGCCTAGTAAGGACTGGGAACAACTGTATGCGGGGCTGGAACGTCATGCTTCTTCTCAAAACTTTCATCCTGACGAGAATGATTATAGGGCGGAAGAGACTTCTCCTGCGGAGGAAAATCCCGGATTGTATGATCATGTGGAGGACTCTTCAGTCAGTGAGAAATCCGGCCAGCATTATCAGTTTAAAGGACGTTTTATTTTGACTTCTGTAAAGTCCGGGTTAATGATCATTGATCAGCAGCGTGCCCATATCCGTATTTTATATGACAAGTATATAGATCAGATAAGTCGTCGTCAAGGTATTTCTCAAGGAATGTTGTTTCCAGACATTGTACAGTTTCCACTTTCCGAAGTTGCTATTTTGCAGGAAATTATGGAAGACTTGTCTTTCCTAGGATTTGAACTGACTGATTTGGGAGGAGGAAGTTATGCCATAAACGGTGTTCCTGCAGGTATTGAAGGCCTTAACCCGATAGACTTGATCCAAAATATGGTGCACACTGCTATGGAAAAAGGTGGCAAAGTAAAAGAAGAGGTGCAGAGTATTTTGGCATTGACTTTGGCAAAAGCGACGGCAATTGTTCCCGGACAAGTGTTGACGAATGAAGAAATGACTGGTTTGGTGGATGGCTTATTTGCTGTGGCTACCCCTAATTATACTCCGGATGGTAAAACGGTTCTTTCTGTGATTAATGAAGATGATTTGGAAAAGCTGTTTAAATAA
- a CDS encoding OstA-like protein yields MLGKRKNTYSSGRHRILVVSVLCLFGFCLLAQVRPAKKGEQKPAKSKVYLLHSDVLKKSPLNPDPDAQILIGNVAFRHDSVYMYCDSACFYEKTNSLEAFDNVKMVQGDTLFLYGDYLFYDGNTQIAQVRYNVRMENKNTTLLTDSLNYDRIYNLGYYFDGGTLMDEENVLTSEWGEYSPATKISVFNYDVKLVNPKFTLTSDTLRYSTATKIANILGPSDIVSDANHIYSELGFYNTQIGQAELLDRSVLTNEGKRLIGDSLFYDRVKGYGEAFDNVIMTDTVNKNMLTGDYCYYNELTKYAFATKKAVVVDYSQGDSLFMHADTLQMYTYYLNTDSMFRETRAYHKVRMYRADVQGVCDSLVFSSKDSCLTMYYDPILWNNNQQLLGEKIMIYMNDSTIDWAHIQNQALSVEQLDSTSYNQVTGKEMKAWFQGGEMRKVDVIGSVRLVYYPMESDSTLIGMNVSETSLLNMFLENRKMKKMIMSPKSNGTLYPMLQRPPEKMKLDNFVWFDYIRPLDKEDIFEWRGKKAGQELKKSNRSAVPLPNHNLFNKKK; encoded by the coding sequence ATGCTTGGAAAAAGAAAGAATACATACTCTTCGGGCAGGCATAGGATACTTGTGGTAAGTGTCCTGTGCCTGTTCGGCTTTTGCTTGCTGGCTCAAGTGAGACCAGCTAAAAAAGGGGAACAGAAACCGGCTAAAAGTAAGGTGTATCTGTTGCATTCGGATGTGTTGAAGAAAAGTCCGTTGAATCCAGACCCGGATGCACAGATTCTGATTGGAAACGTTGCGTTCCGTCACGACAGTGTATATATGTATTGTGACAGTGCTTGTTTCTATGAGAAAACGAATTCGCTGGAAGCTTTTGACAATGTGAAGATGGTGCAGGGGGATACCTTGTTTCTGTATGGGGACTATTTGTTTTATGACGGGAATACCCAGATTGCCCAGGTACGCTATAATGTGCGTATGGAAAACAAGAACACGACTTTGTTGACAGATAGTTTAAACTACGATCGTATTTATAATTTGGGATACTACTTTGATGGCGGGACATTGATGGACGAGGAAAATGTATTGACTTCGGAATGGGGGGAATATAGTCCGGCTACCAAAATATCTGTGTTCAATTATGATGTGAAGTTGGTCAATCCTAAGTTTACTTTGACTTCCGATACATTACGATACAGCACAGCAACCAAAATTGCTAATATCCTTGGCCCGTCTGATATTGTCAGTGATGCTAACCATATTTATTCAGAATTGGGTTTTTATAATACTCAGATAGGGCAGGCAGAATTGTTGGACCGTTCCGTGCTGACCAATGAGGGGAAGCGTTTGATAGGAGACAGTCTGTTTTATGATCGTGTAAAAGGATACGGGGAGGCGTTTGATAATGTGATCATGACAGATACAGTAAACAAGAATATGCTGACTGGTGATTATTGTTATTATAATGAATTGACCAAGTATGCTTTTGCTACTAAAAAAGCGGTAGTAGTGGATTATTCACAAGGTGACAGTTTGTTTATGCATGCCGATACATTGCAAATGTATACCTATTATTTGAATACTGATTCTATGTTCCGGGAAACGCGGGCGTATCATAAAGTGCGTATGTATCGCGCGGATGTGCAGGGGGTATGTGACTCGTTGGTCTTTTCCTCTAAGGATAGTTGCTTGACCATGTATTATGACCCTATACTGTGGAATAATAACCAGCAGTTGTTGGGAGAGAAAATCATGATTTATATGAATGACAGTACGATAGACTGGGCGCATATTCAGAACCAGGCTTTGTCTGTAGAGCAACTGGATTCTACTAGTTATAATCAGGTGACAGGAAAAGAGATGAAGGCTTGGTTTCAAGGCGGTGAGATGCGCAAAGTAGATGTGATCGGTTCGGTTCGTCTGGTATATTATCCGATGGAAAGCGACAGTACGCTGATTGGAATGAATGTTTCTGAAACCAGTCTGCTGAATATGTTTTTGGAGAACCGAAAGATGAAAAAAATGATTATGAGTCCGAAATCGAACGGTACTCTTTATCCTATGCTTCAACGTCCGCCGGAGAAGATGAAGCTGGATAACTTTGTGTGGTTTGATTATATCCGTCCGCTTGATAAAGAGGATATCTTTGAGTGGCGTGGAAAGAAAGCTGGTCAGGAGTTGAAGAAGAGCAATCGGAGTGCTGTTCCTTTGCCCAATCATAATTTATTTAATAAAAAGAAATAG
- a CDS encoding peptidylprolyl isomerase, with product MCTKVYALVLMLFAAVSVYGQDNVIDEVVWVVGDEAILKSDVENERLNAQYEGRKFDGDPYCIIPEQLAIQKLFLHQAAIDSIEVSEQEIISDVERRTNWLIDQIGSKEKVEEYYNKTSTQIREMLRENIRDGKTVQKMQQQIVGDIKITPAEVRRYFKDLPQDSIPFIPTQVEVQIITMEPKIPQEEIERVKKTLRDYTERVTSGEIAFSTLARLYSEDEGSRRRGGELGFMGRAELVPEYANVAFNLQDPNKVSKIVESEFGFHIIQLIEKRGDRINTRHILLKPKVDEKDLEAALLRLDSIANDIRNEKFTFDDAATYISHDKDTRNNHGLMANPQTGTARFEMQQLAQVSQEAAKMVEGMNVGEISKPFTMINAKGKEICAIVKLKTRLNGHKATITEDYQRLKGIVMEKRSEEKLDKWIKDKQKHTYVRINEKWQKCDFKYPGWVKK from the coding sequence ATGTGTACCAAAGTTTATGCACTGGTGTTGATGCTGTTTGCTGCCGTTTCTGTATACGGGCAGGACAATGTGATAGACGAGGTTGTATGGGTAGTAGGTGACGAGGCCATTCTTAAATCGGATGTAGAGAATGAGCGTCTGAATGCCCAGTATGAAGGTCGTAAGTTTGATGGTGATCCGTATTGTATTATTCCGGAACAGCTTGCCATTCAGAAATTATTTCTTCATCAGGCTGCTATTGATAGTATTGAGGTTTCCGAACAGGAAATTATCAGTGATGTGGAAAGACGTACAAATTGGCTGATTGATCAGATTGGTTCTAAGGAAAAAGTAGAAGAATATTATAATAAGACTTCTACACAAATACGCGAAATGCTCCGCGAGAATATACGTGATGGAAAAACGGTACAGAAAATGCAGCAGCAGATTGTGGGGGATATCAAGATTACTCCAGCCGAAGTCCGTCGTTATTTCAAGGATCTTCCTCAAGACAGTATTCCTTTTATTCCTACTCAGGTAGAAGTGCAGATCATTACTATGGAACCTAAGATTCCGCAGGAAGAAATTGAGCGTGTGAAGAAGACTTTGCGTGACTATACGGAACGTGTTACTTCCGGTGAAATAGCTTTCTCTACTTTGGCGCGTCTGTATTCGGAAGATGAAGGTTCACGCCGTCGTGGTGGTGAACTCGGATTTATGGGCAGGGCTGAGTTGGTACCTGAATATGCGAATGTGGCATTCAATCTGCAAGACCCTAACAAGGTATCCAAGATTGTGGAGTCTGAATTTGGCTTCCATATTATCCAGTTGATCGAAAAACGTGGTGACCGTATCAATACCCGCCATATCTTGTTAAAACCGAAAGTGGATGAAAAAGATCTGGAAGCAGCTTTGTTACGTTTGGATTCTATTGCCAATGATATCCGTAATGAGAAATTTACTTTTGATGATGCCGCTACTTATATCTCTCACGATAAGGATACGCGTAACAACCATGGTTTGATGGCGAATCCGCAGACTGGTACGGCGCGTTTTGAAATGCAACAATTGGCACAGGTGTCACAAGAGGCTGCAAAGATGGTGGAAGGCATGAATGTGGGGGAAATTTCCAAACCTTTTACCATGATTAATGCAAAAGGAAAGGAAATTTGCGCTATCGTGAAATTGAAAACCCGCTTGAACGGGCATAAGGCAACCATTACGGAAGACTACCAACGCCTGAAAGGCATCGTGATGGAAAAACGCAGTGAAGAAAAACTTGACAAGTGGATCAAGGATAAACAAAAACATACCTATGTGCGTATTAATGAGAAGTGGCAGAAATGTGATTTCAAATATCCAGGTTGGGTAAAGAAATAA
- a CDS encoding peptidyl-prolyl cis-trans isomerase: MNIVKNWGVLLVIAGVLSGCGPEHDHKGKTPLVEVAGEYLYKEDLQAALPFNISKDDSVLFAEHYIRNWVEDVLLFDKAEGNIPDNAKIAKLVENYRRALIMHTYQEELVNQKLANEISDEEISAYYEKNKELFHTEHPFVKGLFIKVPLHSQDLASVRKWYKKNNQDAIENLEKYSLRNAVSYDYFYDRWLPLSDIAVKIPLKALDTDENYLDKNRNIEVKDTAFCYFLHVEEFLGKDEQRPLDFARKEIKEILINLKRVDFINKVKEELYQRASDRNKINYYYLNSNE; this comes from the coding sequence ATGAATATCGTGAAAAACTGGGGAGTGTTACTTGTTATTGCGGGTGTTTTGTCGGGGTGCGGTCCGGAGCACGACCATAAGGGAAAAACTCCTTTAGTGGAAGTAGCCGGTGAATATCTCTATAAAGAAGACTTGCAGGCTGCACTTCCTTTTAATATTTCAAAAGATGATAGTGTCTTGTTTGCCGAACACTATATAAGGAATTGGGTGGAAGATGTGCTGCTTTTTGATAAGGCGGAAGGGAATATTCCTGATAACGCGAAGATTGCCAAACTGGTGGAGAACTATCGCAGGGCGTTGATTATGCATACGTATCAGGAGGAACTGGTTAATCAGAAATTGGCAAATGAGATAAGTGATGAGGAAATCAGCGCTTATTATGAGAAAAATAAGGAGCTGTTTCATACGGAACATCCTTTTGTGAAAGGATTGTTTATAAAAGTACCTCTCCATTCTCAGGATTTAGCGAGTGTGCGCAAGTGGTATAAGAAGAATAACCAGGATGCTATTGAGAATTTGGAAAAATACAGCTTACGTAATGCGGTAAGCTATGATTACTTTTATGACCGATGGCTGCCATTGTCCGATATTGCTGTCAAGATTCCTTTGAAAGCGCTTGATACGGATGAGAATTATTTGGACAAGAACCGGAATATAGAAGTAAAAGACACAGCGTTTTGCTATTTTCTGCATGTGGAAGAATTCTTGGGTAAGGATGAACAGAGGCCGTTGGATTTTGCAAGAAAAGAAATTAAGGAGATTTTAATAAACCTGAAGCGGGTTGATTTTATAAATAAAGTCAAAGAAGAGTTATACCAACGTGCTTCAGATAGGAACAAGATTAATTACTATTATTTGAATTCAAATGAATAA
- a CDS encoding peptidylprolyl isomerase, which yields MPRRVVGILSLLLVFAFKMRAQGEVVLSIGGEPVKRTEFEYYFRKSHKHTPDSFLSSFINYKLKVHYAHDTGIDTLSAFRRQMAWYRGKLLKKYLVDAEKEEQTVRQLYLRSEQRLQTNDWIRIAHISKYLPQNVGRQDELRVLQQMDSVYAALQGGADFSALACRYSDDTTCKNMGGLLPWMPVNKNMQEWIDKLASLEKNKISAPFYSPMGIHIIKWIDRKPGISFEEKREQLLNYLEKNGNRTWQELSAGQRERLAFQVQELHDGLLAACLSQKYQSGDGTWQESDLEHFFKQHKSDYSWDLPHYRGAVIHCKDKKMASAIKKQLKRKPVSQWEDVLHRLIGNASFPKARIETGVFQIGTNRYIDKLVFKCGDFQPDPALPYVFVMGKKLKKGPESYEDVKDAVIKDYQAVYQDAWLKDLKRKYKVEINQEVLKTVNNNGSN from the coding sequence ATGCCGCGTAGAGTTGTCGGTATTCTGTCGCTTCTCCTTGTGTTCGCGTTCAAAATGCGGGCGCAAGGAGAAGTTGTGTTATCTATTGGTGGAGAACCGGTAAAACGCACTGAATTTGAATACTATTTTCGTAAAAGCCATAAGCATACTCCGGATTCTTTTCTATCTTCTTTTATCAACTATAAATTAAAAGTACACTATGCTCATGATACGGGAATTGATACTTTATCGGCATTCCGCAGGCAGATGGCTTGGTATCGTGGTAAGCTGCTGAAAAAATATCTGGTGGATGCTGAGAAGGAAGAGCAGACAGTCCGTCAGCTATACCTGCGAAGTGAGCAACGCCTACAGACGAATGATTGGATAAGAATTGCTCATATCAGTAAATACCTGCCTCAGAATGTCGGTCGTCAAGATGAATTGAGGGTATTGCAGCAAATGGATTCTGTTTATGCAGCATTGCAGGGAGGTGCGGATTTTTCTGCGTTGGCTTGCCGGTATTCAGATGATACGACTTGTAAGAATATGGGAGGGCTGTTACCTTGGATGCCTGTGAATAAAAATATGCAAGAATGGATAGATAAACTGGCTTCTCTGGAAAAGAATAAGATTTCAGCTCCTTTTTATTCTCCTATGGGAATTCATATTATAAAATGGATAGACCGCAAGCCTGGAATTAGTTTTGAAGAGAAACGGGAACAATTATTGAATTATCTGGAGAAAAATGGTAATCGTACCTGGCAGGAACTTTCTGCCGGGCAGAGAGAAAGGCTGGCATTTCAGGTGCAGGAATTACATGATGGGTTACTTGCCGCCTGTTTATCGCAAAAATATCAGTCGGGTGATGGAACTTGGCAGGAAAGTGACTTGGAGCATTTTTTCAAACAGCATAAATCGGATTATTCTTGGGATTTGCCGCACTACCGTGGAGCAGTGATTCATTGTAAGGATAAAAAGATGGCTTCTGCCATTAAGAAACAACTGAAAAGAAAGCCGGTATCCCAATGGGAAGATGTATTGCATAGACTGATTGGAAACGCTTCTTTTCCCAAAGCTCGTATAGAAACAGGTGTCTTTCAGATAGGAACCAATAGATATATTGATAAGCTGGTTTTTAAATGTGGTGACTTTCAGCCCGATCCCGCTTTGCCTTATGTTTTTGTGATGGGAAAGAAACTGAAAAAAGGTCCGGAGAGTTATGAGGACGTAAAGGATGCGGTTATCAAAGATTATCAGGCTGTTTATCAGGATGCCTGGTTGAAAGATTTGAAGCGGAAATATAAGGTTGAAATTAACCAAGAGGTTTTAAAAACAGTTAATAATAACGGAAGTAATTAA
- the guaB gene encoding IMP dehydrogenase has protein sequence MSFIADKIVMDGLTYDDVLLIPAYSEVLPKTVELTTKFSRNIELKVPFVTAAMDTVTEAKMAIAIAREGGIGVIHKNMSIEEQARQVAIVKRAENGMIYDPVTIKRGSTVRDALALMSEYRIGGIPVVDDERYLVGIVTNRDLRFEKDMDKRIDEVMTKENIVTTNQSTDMEAASQILQEHKIEKLPVVDKDGKLVGLITYKDITKAKDKPMACKDAKGRLRVAAGVGVTADTLDRMQALVDAGADAIVIDTAHGHSMYVIEKLKEAKKRFPNIDIVVGNIATGEAAKMLVEAGADGVKVGIGPGSICTTRVVAGVGVPQLSAVYDVAKALKGTGIPLIADGGLRYSGDVVKALAAGGYSVMIGSLVAGTEESPGDTIIFNGRKFKSYRGMGSLEAMENGSKDRYFQSGTADVKKLVPEGIAARVPYKGTLYEVIYQLVGGLRAGMGYCGAANIEQLHDAKFTRITNAGVLESHPHDVAITSEAPNYSRPQ, from the coding sequence ATGTCATTTATTGCAGATAAAATCGTAATGGACGGATTAACCTACGACGATGTATTGTTGATCCCTGCCTATTCTGAAGTTTTACCAAAAACAGTCGAACTCACGACTAAGTTCTCACGCAACATCGAGTTGAAAGTTCCCTTTGTGACTGCCGCTATGGATACGGTTACGGAAGCGAAAATGGCCATTGCCATTGCCCGTGAAGGGGGGATCGGTGTGATTCACAAAAACATGTCTATTGAAGAACAGGCACGTCAGGTAGCTATAGTGAAACGTGCGGAAAACGGTATGATTTATGATCCCGTAACTATCAAGAGAGGATCTACTGTGAGAGATGCACTTGCGTTGATGTCTGAATATAGAATCGGCGGTATCCCTGTAGTAGACGATGAAAGATATTTGGTAGGTATTGTGACGAACCGTGACCTTCGTTTTGAGAAGGATATGGACAAACGTATTGATGAGGTAATGACGAAGGAGAACATTGTGACTACCAACCAGTCCACTGACATGGAGGCTGCTTCGCAGATTCTGCAAGAACATAAGATTGAAAAATTGCCTGTGGTAGATAAGGACGGTAAACTGGTAGGTCTTATTACCTATAAAGATATTACAAAAGCAAAGGATAAACCGATGGCTTGCAAGGATGCCAAAGGCCGTTTGCGCGTAGCTGCCGGTGTAGGTGTGACTGCCGATACATTGGATCGTATGCAGGCTTTGGTGGATGCCGGTGCGGATGCTATCGTTATTGATACTGCCCACGGACATTCCATGTATGTGATTGAAAAATTGAAAGAGGCCAAGAAACGCTTCCCGAACATTGATATTGTGGTAGGTAATATCGCTACGGGCGAAGCCGCCAAGATGCTGGTGGAAGCCGGTGCGGACGGGGTGAAAGTCGGGATAGGTCCGGGCTCTATCTGTACTACCCGTGTGGTTGCCGGTGTGGGTGTTCCTCAGCTTTCTGCCGTATATGATGTTGCCAAAGCACTGAAAGGCACCGGTATACCTTTGATTGCCGACGGTGGTCTGCGTTATTCGGGAGATGTAGTGAAGGCTTTGGCTGCCGGTGGGTATAGTGTGATGATTGGTTCGCTGGTTGCCGGAACGGAAGAGTCACCGGGTGATACAATTATCTTCAACGGACGTAAATTCAAGTCTTATCGGGGTATGGGTTCTTTGGAAGCGATGGAGAATGGCTCGAAAGACCGTTATTTCCAGAGTGGAACTGCTGATGTGAAGAAACTGGTTCCGGAAGGTATTGCAGCCCGTGTTCCTTATAAAGGTACTTTGTATGAAGTAATCTATCAGTTGGTAGGCGGTCTTCGTGCAGGTATGGGATACTGTGGCGCTGCCAATATAGAGCAGTTGCACGATGCCAAATTTACCCGCATCACGAATGCAGGTGTCCTGGAAAGTCATCCGCATGATGTCGCTATAACTAGTGAGGCTCCTAACTATAGCCGTCCTCAATAA
- the recQ gene encoding DNA helicase RecQ, producing MTENINLTDALKKYFGFDTFKGNQEAIIRNLLAGNDTFVLMPTGGGKSLCYQLPSLIMDGTAIVISPLIALMKNQVDAMRNFSEEDGVAHFINSSLNKSAIDQVKSDILSGKTKLLYVAPESLTKEENVDFLKGVKISFYAVDEAHCISEWGHDFRPEYRRIRPIINEIGKAPVIALTATATPKVRMDIQKNLGMQDAQEFKSSFNRPNLYYEVRSKTNNIDRDIIKFIKANPGKSGIIYCLSRKKVEELAEVLQANGINARAYHAGMDSATRTANQDGFLKEDIDVIVATIAFGMGIDKPDVRFVIHYDIPKSLEGYYQETGRAGRDGGEGQCITFYSNKDLQKLEKFMQGKPVAEQEIGKQLLLETAAYAESSICRRKSLLHYFGEEYTEENCGNCDNCLNPKKQVEAQDSLCAVIEAIIAVKENFKADYIIDILLGKETSEVLAHKHEELEVFGSGMGEEEKMWNAVIRQALIAGYLSKDVENYGLLKVTPEGHKFLKKPKSFKIVEDNDFEEEEEETPVRGGASCAVDPVLYSMLKDLRKKLSKKLDVPPYVIFQDPSLEAMATIYPVTLEELQNIPGVGAGKAKRYGQEFCVLIKKHCEENEIERPEDLRVRTVANKSKLKVSIIQAIDRKVALDDIAVSKGLEFGELLDEVEAIVYSGTKLNIDYFLEEIMDEDHLNDIYDYFKESTTDKIDDAMDELGDDYTEDEIRLVRIKFISEMAN from the coding sequence ATGACGGAGAATATAAATTTAACGGACGCATTAAAAAAGTATTTTGGATTTGATACTTTCAAAGGTAATCAGGAAGCGATCATCCGTAATCTGCTTGCCGGAAATGATACATTTGTTTTGATGCCTACGGGCGGTGGTAAATCGTTATGCTATCAGTTGCCATCCCTTATCATGGATGGAACAGCAATCGTTATATCTCCTTTAATTGCATTGATGAAAAACCAGGTGGATGCCATGCGTAATTTCAGTGAGGAGGACGGAGTAGCACACTTTATTAATTCGTCATTGAACAAATCGGCTATAGACCAGGTTAAATCGGATATCCTGAGCGGCAAAACCAAATTGCTCTACGTTGCTCCCGAATCTTTGACAAAGGAGGAGAATGTAGATTTCTTGAAAGGAGTGAAGATTTCATTTTATGCGGTGGATGAAGCACACTGTATTTCGGAATGGGGGCATGACTTCCGTCCGGAGTACCGTCGTATCCGTCCTATTATCAATGAAATAGGAAAGGCGCCGGTGATTGCCCTTACTGCTACTGCAACTCCGAAAGTGCGTATGGATATTCAGAAAAATTTGGGTATGCAGGATGCGCAGGAGTTCAAGTCCTCTTTCAATCGTCCGAACCTGTATTACGAAGTGCGCTCGAAGACAAATAATATTGACAGGGATATTATCAAGTTTATCAAGGCTAATCCAGGTAAATCAGGTATTATCTACTGTTTGAGCCGTAAGAAGGTGGAAGAATTGGCTGAAGTGCTTCAAGCTAACGGAATCAATGCGCGTGCTTATCATGCCGGTATGGATTCTGCTACACGCACAGCCAATCAAGACGGGTTCTTGAAAGAGGATATAGATGTGATTGTAGCTACCATCGCTTTTGGGATGGGAATTGACAAACCCGATGTGCGCTTTGTGATACATTATGATATTCCGAAAAGTCTGGAAGGTTATTATCAGGAAACGGGGAGAGCCGGTCGTGACGGAGGGGAAGGTCAGTGTATTACGTTCTATTCTAACAAGGACTTGCAGAAGCTGGAGAAGTTTATGCAGGGAAAGCCTGTGGCAGAGCAGGAAATCGGTAAACAGTTGCTGTTGGAAACAGCTGCATACGCAGAGTCTTCTATATGCCGTCGTAAATCATTGTTACATTATTTTGGGGAAGAATATACAGAGGAGAATTGTGGAAATTGTGATAATTGTTTAAATCCTAAAAAGCAAGTGGAGGCTCAGGATTCATTATGTGCTGTGATTGAAGCAATCATAGCAGTGAAAGAAAACTTTAAAGCAGATTATATAATTGATATTCTTTTGGGTAAGGAAACGTCAGAAGTACTTGCTCATAAACATGAAGAACTGGAAGTATTCGGTTCAGGCATGGGAGAAGAAGAAAAAATGTGGAATGCTGTCATCCGTCAGGCTTTGATAGCGGGTTATTTAAGTAAAGACGTAGAGAATTACGGTCTATTGAAGGTTACTCCCGAAGGACATAAATTCTTGAAAAAACCGAAATCCTTCAAGATTGTTGAAGATAATGATTTCGAGGAGGAGGAAGAAGAAACTCCGGTTCGGGGAGGTGCTTCTTGTGCAGTAGACCCTGTGCTTTACTCTATGTTGAAAGATTTGCGTAAGAAGCTGTCCAAGAAACTGGATGTGCCGCCGTATGTTATTTTCCAGGATCCTTCTTTGGAGGCGATGGCTACTATTTATCCGGTGACTTTGGAAGAATTGCAGAATATTCCGGGCGTAGGTGCTGGAAAGGCAAAACGTTATGGCCAGGAGTTCTGCGTATTGATAAAGAAGCATTGTGAGGAAAATGAAATAGAGCGTCCGGAGGATTTGCGTGTCCGTACAGTGGCCAATAAATCCAAACTGAAGGTGTCCATCATTCAGGCTATTGACCGGAAGGTGGCCTTGGACGACATTGCTGTGTCAAAGGGATTGGAGTTCGGTGAATTATTGGATGAAGTAGAGGCTATCGTTTATTCGGGGACTAAGCTGAATATTGATTACTTCCTAGAGGAAATTATGGATGAAGACCATTTGAACGATATTTATGATTACTTCAAGGAATCTACAACAGATAAAATAGATGACGCGATGGATGAGCTGGGTGATGACTATACCGAGGATGAAATCCGGTTGGTTCGTATTAAGTTTATTTCTGAAATGGCAAATTGA